The following is a genomic window from Streptomyces chrestomyceticus JCM 4735.
CGTCCCCTCGAACTGGGCCGTGCGCTGGGCGCGTTCCTCCGCGAGATCGGCTCCCTCGCCCCGGAGGCCGCCCGCGAGCGGCTGGCCGCCGCCGGCCTGGACGACTGGGCGACGGGCAACGTCCTCGCGTACCTCACGGAGCAGAAGCAGTCCTGCGGCCATGTGCCGGACGACCGCACGATCGTCGTCGAGCGCTTCCGCGACGAGCTGGGCGACTGGCGCGTGGTGGTGCACTCCCCGTTCGGCGCGCAGGTGCACGCCCCGTGGGCGCTCGCCCTCGGTGCCCGCCTCGCCGAGCGCTACGGCATGGACGCGCAGGTCATGCACGCCGACGACGGCATCGTGCTGCGCCTGCCGGACGCCGACCTGATGGGCCTGGACCTGCTCGACAGCGACACCGGCGACTTCGACCCGGCGGCCCGCGGCATGGAGTACGACCCCGACCAGTCCCCCGTGGGCGCCGCCGACGTCGTCTTCGACAAGGGCGAGGTCGACCAGGTGGTCACGGACCAGGTGGGCGGCTCGGCCCTGTTCGCCTCCCGGTTCCGCGAGTGCGCGGCCCGCGCCCTGCTGCTGCCCCGCCGCACCCCCGGCAAGCGCACCCCCCTGTGGCAGCAGCGGCAGCGCGCTTCCCAGCTCCTCCAGGTGGCGGGCGAGTTCGGATCGTTCCCGATCGTGCTGGAAGCCGTCCGCGAGTGCCTCCAGGACGTCTTCGACGTACCCGGCCTGACCGAGCTGATGGGCGACATCGAGGCCCGCCGGGTCCGCCTCGTCGAGGTCACCACCCCCGAGCCCTCCCCCTTCGCCCGCTCCCTGCTGTTCGGGTACGTGGCCCAGTTCCTGTACGAGGGCGACTCCCCCCTCGCCGAGCGCCGGGCCGCCGCCCTCTCCCTGGACTCCCGGCTGCTGGCCGAACTGCTCGGCCAGGCCGAACTGCGCGAACTGCTCGACGCCGACGTGCTGGCCGAGCTGGAGAGCGAACTGCAGTGGCGCACCGAGGACCGCCGGGTCAAGGACCCGGAAGGCGTCGCCGACCTGCTGCGGATGCTCGGCCCGCTCACCGACGACGAGCTGGCCGAACGCGGCGCCGAGCCCGGGTGGGTCCGGGAGCTGGCCTCGGCCCGCCGGGCCATCACCGTCCGCATCGCGGGCCAGGACCACTGGGCCGCCATCGAGGACGCGGGCCGGCTGCGCGACGCCCTCGGCACGGCCCTGCCGGTCGGCGTCCCCGAGTCCTTCACCGAGCCCGTCAAGGACCCCCTCGGCGACCTCCTGTCCCGCTACGCCCGTACGCACGGCCCGTTCACGTCCGAGCAGGCCGCCACCCGCTTCGGCCTCGGCACGGCCGTCACGGACGGCGCGCTCCAGCGCCTGGCCGCGGCCGGCCGCATCGTCCAGGGTGAGTTCTATCCCTCCGGCATCGGCCAGGAATGGTGCGACGCCCAGGTACTGCGACGCCTGCGCCGCCGTTCCCTGGCCGCCCTGCGGCACGAGCTGGAGCCCGTACCGCCCGCCGCCCTCGCCTCCTTCCTCCCGCAGTGGCAGCAGGTGGGGCCCCTGGCGCCCAAGGCTCCGTACGGATCGGGGGCGCGCGGGACGGGTGCTCAGCGCGGCGGCTCGTACGGCCTGCGCGGCATCGACGGCCTGGTCCGCGCCGTCGAGCAGTTGCAAGGGGCGTCCGTGCCCGCCTCCGCCCTGGAGAAACTGATCCTGCCGTCCCGGGTCGGCGACTACGCCCCGGCCCTGCTGGACGAACTGACCTCCACCGGCGAAGTCCTGTGGGCCGGCGCGGGAGCGCTGCCCGGCAAGGACGGCTGGGTGTCCCTCTACCTCGCCGACACCGCCCCGCTGCTCCTGCCGCCACCGCACCCGCTGGAGCTGTCCCCCCTCCACGAGTCCGTCCTCCAGGCCCTCGCCCCCGGCTACGGCCTCTTCTTCCGCCAGCTCGCCGACCAGGTACGCGCCACCACCCACCCCGAGGTGACGGACCCCCAACTCGCCGACGCCCTGTGGGACCTGGCCTGGTCCGGCCGCCTCACCAACGACACCCTCGCCCCGCTCCGGTCCCTCCTCGGCTCGGGCCGCACGTCCGGCTCCACCGCCCACCGCGCCAAACGCGCGGTCCCCCGCGGCCGGTACGGCACACTGACCGCCGCCACCGGCCGTACGGGCCGCCCCACCGCCTCCCGCTCCGGCCCGCCCACCGTCGCCGGCCGCTGGTCACTGCTCCCCGCCCCGAACCGGAACCCACCCACCGCGCCCACGCCCTGGCGCGCACACTCCTGGACCGCCACGGCGTCGTCACCCGCGGCGCCGTGGCCGCCGAAGGCGTCGAGGGCGGCTTCTCCGCCGCGTACCGCGTCCTTGCCGTCTTCGAGGAGACCGGGCAGGCCCGGCGCGGCTATGTGGTCGAAGGGCTGGGAGCGGCGCAGTTCGCGATGGACGGCGCGGTCGACCGGCTCCGCGCCGTCAACACCGGCCGCGAGCGGGTCGCCGACGAGTACGCGCAGGACGGCCCGGGGGACCGCCGCTCCGCCGGACCGCAGCGGGCCCTGGTGCTGGCCGCCGCCGACCCGGCCAACGCGTACGGAGCCGCCCTGTCCTGGCCCGAGCCGCCCGACGGCTCGACGCACAAACCGGGCCGCAAGGCGGGCTCCCTGGTCGTCCTCGTCGACGGCGAGCTGACGCTCTACATGGAACGCGGCGGCAAGACACTCCTGGCCTGGACGCACACCGCCGACGGCACCGCGCCCGACAGCGGCTCCCCCGCCGCCACCCGACAGCGACTCGCCCTCGAAGCGCTCACCGACGCGGCCCGCGCGGGCGCCCTCGGCACGATCACCGTGGAGCGCGTCAACGGCACCGCCGCCCTCACCGCCCCACTCGCCCCAGCCCTGGAGGCCGCCGGTTTCCACCCCACCCCACGCGGCTTCCGCCTGCGCCCCTGACCACAGCGACGCGACCGCCCCTGACCACCACGACGCGACCGCCCGCGGACCGCATCCGTACGCGGTGCACGGCCAGGGCGCTCCTGATGCATCTCCGCGGCATCGCGACGCCCGGCACAATGTCCCCATGCCCGAAGGCGACACCGTATGGCGCACCGCCCGCCGTCTGCACGAAGCGCTGGCCGGCAAGCCGCTGACCCGATCCGATCTGCGCGTGCCGAAGCTCGCCACCACCGACCTGTCCGGCCGTACGGTCCTGGAGGTGGTCCCGCGCGGCAAGCACCTCCTCACGCGCGTCGAAGGCGGCCTGACCCTCCACTCCCATCTGCGCATGGACGGCGCCTGGCAGATCTACGCACCCGCCGAGCGCTGGCGGGGCGGCCCCGCCCACCAGATCCGCGCGATCCTCGCCACCGCCGACCGGACCGCCGTCGGCTACCGCCTCCCCGTCCTCGACCTCCTGCGCACCGCCGACGAGGACGACGCCGTAGGTCACCTGGGCCCCGACCTGCTCGGCCCCGACTGGGACCCGGCCGAGGCCCTGCGCCGCCTGCTCGCCGACCCGGACCGCCCCCTCGGCGAGGCGCTGCTCGACCAGCGCAACCTGGCCGGCATCGGCAACGTCTTCAAGTGCGAACTGTGCTTCCTGCTGCGCGCCTCCCCCTGGCTCCCGATCGGCCGCCTGCCGACGCCGGAACGCGCCACCACCCTCGCCAAGAAGCTCCTGGAAGCCAACAAGGACCGTCTCGCCCGCGTCACGACACCGAGCGCCCGCCCGGACCGCCGCCAGTGGGTCTACGGCCGCGCCGGCCGGCCCTGCTTCCGCTGCGGCACACCGATCCGTACGGGAGAACAGGGCCCGCCCACCCAGGAACGCGTCACCTACTGGTGCCCCACCTGCCAGCCGGAGGAGGACGGGAGGGCATCGGGGGGCCACAAACCCACGCACTGGGAAGGAACCTGACGCGACGTCACTTCAGGGCCCTGCCCCTCCCCGCCTCCACCCCATCAACTCCCCACTCGTCACCACCGCGCCCGCGCCCCGCTCCGCCAGCGAAGCGGCCACCACCACGCCGCCACCCCGGCTGATCCGCCCTTCCACCCCCTTCACCCGATCGGGTGACCTCCCTCTCCTCCCAGGGCCCCGCCGAACCCGAACACCCCTTCACCACCGGCCGCCGGCACATCCACCCCGCTTCCAGCCCCCTCCCCGACCCCGCCCGCTCCGCCTCCTGTTCCTCTGACCGCCCCCACTCCCGTTCCCGCCCCTGCCCCTCATCCGCCCCGCCCACGGCACGCAGTGCACCGGCAACAGGCTCAACCCCCACCCGCCGGCCGCCACCGCGCCCTCGACGATCCCTTGTGTGCCCGGCCACAGCGTCAGCCGGAGTACGGCCCACCACCACAGGCCCGCCGCAGCAACCCTGGCCGCCAGCCGGGCCGGGGATATACCGAACCGGGCGAAGAAATCGTGCCTAGCCATGGCTGCCTCCTCCGGCCGACGCTAGACGGACGCAGCCGCCCAGCGGGAGGGCGCACCGGGGCACAACCGGCGCGAACGTTTCGACGGGGCCCGCTCGTCCATGCCCCGTTCTCACGGATCTCTGTCTTCCCGGTATTTTCGCCCGCCGCCCCCCGGCCCGCATCCAGACGCCCCGCGTCCCGCGCCCGGCGCGAAGGACGCGCGCACCGGCGCGGCCGCCCCCTTTCCGCCCCGTACACCAGCCCGAACCCGTACCTCCCCGGCCCGTCGCCCGGTGTCTCTTACGCTGCACTGAATGATCACCGCCGACGGCGGGCACCGCCCGAGATCCACCGAACGGAGGCCGCCCGTGAGCACCGATTTTCCTGCCCGCGAGCTGCGCATCGGAACCCGTACGAGCCCCATGGCCCTCGCCCAGACCGCCCGCGTCACCCAGTTGCTGCACCAGCTCGACCCGCGGCTGCGGACCGTGGCCGTCCCGGTCCGGACCGAGGCCGATCGCTGGCACGGCGAGCTGTCCGGCGTCGGCGGGAAGGGCCTGTTCGTCAAGGCTCTCGACGTACGGTTGCAGAGCGGCGACATCGATCTCGCGCTGCACTGCCTCAAGGACGTGCCCGGAGATGTGCCGCTCCGCGCGGGCCTGGTCGTCGCCGCGCACCTGGAGCGCGCCGACGTCCGGGACGTCCTGGTCGCCCCGGAACACTCGGCGGTGCGCCACCTCGACGACCTCCCGCCCGGTGCCCGGGTCGGCACCGCCTCCGTACGCCGCCGGGCGCAGCTCCTGCGCCTCCGCCCCGATCTGCGGATCGTTCCGGTACGCGGCGCGGTGGGCACCCGCCTCGACCTCCTGGACGGCCGACCCACCACCCACACCGACCCCACTCACCCCACCGACGCCAGCAAACCTGCCGACCCCACCCACCTCGACGCCCTGATCCTGGCAAGCGCCGGGCTGGCGCGGCTCAACCTGAGCCACCGGGCGCGGCAGATCTTCGAGGTCGAGGAACTGCTGCCGGCCGTCGGTGCCGGCGTCCTGTCCCTGGAGTGCCGCCGCGACGACACCGCCGTCGCCGCCCTGCTGGAGCAGCTCAACCACGAGCCCACGCTCACCGAGGCGACCGCCGAACGCGTCATGCTCCAGGGCCTGCGCGGGCACTGCAACAGCCCCATCGCGGGCTACTGCGTCACCGGCCCGGACGGCCGGCTCTCCCTGCGCGGCATGGTCTTCTCCCCGGACGGCGCCGCCTTCGCGCAGGTCCATCTGTGCAGCGACGCCCCGCACGACCCGGCGGCACTCGGCGCGCACGCCGCCACCGAACTCCTCAGTCAGGGCGCCCGCTCGCTGATCGACACCGGAATTCCGCTCTGAACCTTCGCGCCGAACCGCTTTCCCGGACCGACCTCCCGCATTTCGCCCACCGACCCCGGCCCGAAAGACCGGAGAAGGCAGGCGTACGCTCCCGATCATGGAGGGGCGTAAGGCGCTTCGGCGCCGTATTCGTATCTGGCGGTGGCGTTCTACGGCCCGTTCCGCGATCCGGTCCGCAACATCTGGGTCGTCGACTTCGGCATCATCGCCTGCGCGGGAATCATTCCACTGGCCCTCGTCTGCGGCCCGATCCGGGGAATTCCGTTCTACTGGCAGTTGCTCGACATGTCGTTCGGCGTCTTCGGCGTGATTCCCCTGCTGGTGGTCCGCCGAATGATCAAATGTCTGGAGGCGTACCAACTCGCCGCCTGACCGTCGATCAGGCCACAGGAACGAACATCGGCAAGACCTCCCCCGAATTCCGGGGGAGGTCCGGCCCATGGAACGTCAGCCCGCCTGGCTGCTGTCCTTGAGCGTGCCCCAGCCGTGCCAGCGGTCGATCTCGATCCAGGCGCTGACCCGGGCGCGGTCGCGCTGCGGATAGGCGTCGCCGAGGTAGTGGTGCGCCAGCCGGTCGATGTCGGCCAGGTCCTTGTCCTCACGGAACTCGGTGACGCGGCCGATGATGCTGATGTGGGTGTACCAGCTCGACTCGTCGAGGACGGTAATCGTCACCCGGGGGTCGTTCCGCAGGTGCTGCAGGCGCTTGCGGCCCTCGTCCATGTTGACGAGCACCCGGCCGTCGTCCCAGAGGTACCAGGTCGCCGTGGAGACCGGCTGCCCGTCCGACCGCAGGGTCGTGATGACGGCCGGGTTGGCCTTCTCCAGCATGGCAACCGCCTCGTGCGGCAGCGGGGGTTTCGACATAGCGGACACTCCTCCATACGTTGCTGTTCCGGCGTTCGTCTCCCCAACATGATCGTCCGCCCGCACCTTCCCGATTCACAGACACGCCACTGCGGCGCGGCCGTCACGCGGGTCGCACGACCGCGTCACCGTCCGCTACCTTCGGCACCCCGCACCACAACCGCCAGGGGCCGGAGCGCCAGTCACCCCCACCCCCACCTCACCCAGCCCCCTCTCCCCCAACCCCACCCCACCCCCCACAACCACCCTCCTGACCCACATCACCGCCACACTCGGCCACCTCGTCCCGCCCGTCTGGGCCGAGACTGTGCGGGCCGTGCCGCGGGACCGGTTTCTGCCGGGCCGGATCTGGCTCCAGGACGGGAACGGCGGTTACGTGCCCTGCGACCGCGCCACGGATCCGGTGCGCTGGGCCGAGGCCGCGTACCGTGACGTGCCGGTCGTCACGCAGCTCACCGAGGACGACGACGGTTTCCAGGAGCCCACCTCCTCCGCCTCCGCGCCCAGCACGGTGCTGCGCATGCTCGCGGACGCCGCGCTCGCCGACGGGCACCGCGTCCTGGAGATCGGCACCGGGACCGGCTTCCACGCGGCTCTCCTGTCCCACCGGCTCGGCGCCGGCCGTGTGGTGAGCGTCGAGGTCGACCCGCTGCTCGCCGAGACGGCCCGCGCCCGCCTCGAAGCCCTCGGCCACGCCCCGACGGTGATCACCGGTGACGGGGCCCACGGGTACGCCGCCGGCGCTCCGTACGACCGGATCATCTGTACCTGCTCCGTACGGTCCGTCCCGGCCGCCTGGCTCGCGCAGACGCTGCCCGGCGCCCGCCTCGTCGTGCCGTGGAGCAGTAGCTGGATCACGTACGGCACGCTCGTCCTCACGCGTCGGCCGGACGGCACGGCCGACGGCCGGTTCGCCGGTTACGGCTCCTACATGGTGATGCGCGGCCGGCGCGCGTCCGCCGACCTCGACCGTGACCTCCTGCGCGAGGGGCAGCGTCCCCGTCGTAGCAGCACGGCCCTGTCTCCCTGGGCGGTGGCCGGCGAAAGCCTCGACGCGCAGTTCGCGATCGGGCTGCGCGTGCCCGACGTGTGGCACTCCTGGGACTCCGGCACCGACGAGGCGCACACCCGCCTGTGGCTGGCCGACGACGCCGCGACGTCGTGGGCGTCGGTGGATTACGACGGCCGGCAGACCGCCGCCTACCTCGTGCGGCAGCACGGGCCGCGCCGGCTCTGGGACGAGATCGAGGCGGCCCACCAGCGGTGGGTGCGGGCCGGTGAACCGGAGATCGCCCGCCATGGCCTCACCGTCGCCCCCGAAGGGCAGCACGTCCGGCTCCGCCCGCAACGGCCGAGCGCCCCACCGACGGTGTCGGAGGGGCGCTGAGAAGGCGGGTCATGACGCCGGACGTCAGGCGGACTCGGCCTGGAACATCCAGTGGTGCTTTTCGAGGTCGGCGGTGAGGCCGATGAGAATGTCCTGGGAGACCGGGTCGGGCTCGTCCGTGACGCGGATGCGCTCACGCATCCGGGCGATGACGGCGCCGAGCGCGTCGG
Proteins encoded in this region:
- a CDS encoding methyltransferase domain-containing protein, encoding MPRDRFLPGRIWLQDGNGGYVPCDRATDPVRWAEAAYRDVPVVTQLTEDDDGFQEPTSSASAPSTVLRMLADAALADGHRVLEIGTGTGFHAALLSHRLGAGRVVSVEVDPLLAETARARLEALGHAPTVITGDGAHGYAAGAPYDRIICTCSVRSVPAAWLAQTLPGARLVVPWSSSWITYGTLVLTRRPDGTADGRFAGYGSYMVMRGRRASADLDRDLLREGQRPRRSSTALSPWAVAGESLDAQFAIGLRVPDVWHSWDSGTDEAHTRLWLADDAATSWASVDYDGRQTAAYLVRQHGPRRLWDEIEAAHQRWVRAGEPEIARHGLTVAPEGQHVRLRPQRPSAPPTVSEGR
- the hemC gene encoding hydroxymethylbilane synthase, with translation MSTDFPARELRIGTRTSPMALAQTARVTQLLHQLDPRLRTVAVPVRTEADRWHGELSGVGGKGLFVKALDVRLQSGDIDLALHCLKDVPGDVPLRAGLVVAAHLERADVRDVLVAPEHSAVRHLDDLPPGARVGTASVRRRAQLLRLRPDLRIVPVRGAVGTRLDLLDGRPTTHTDPTHPTDASKPADPTHLDALILASAGLARLNLSHRARQIFEVEELLPAVGAGVLSLECRRDDTAVAALLEQLNHEPTLTEATAERVMLQGLRGHCNSPIAGYCVTGPDGRLSLRGMVFSPDGAAFAQVHLCSDAPHDPAALGAHAATELLSQGARSLIDTGIPL
- a CDS encoding Fpg/Nei family DNA glycosylase, yielding MPEGDTVWRTARRLHEALAGKPLTRSDLRVPKLATTDLSGRTVLEVVPRGKHLLTRVEGGLTLHSHLRMDGAWQIYAPAERWRGGPAHQIRAILATADRTAVGYRLPVLDLLRTADEDDAVGHLGPDLLGPDWDPAEALRRLLADPDRPLGEALLDQRNLAGIGNVFKCELCFLLRASPWLPIGRLPTPERATTLAKKLLEANKDRLARVTTPSARPDRRQWVYGRAGRPCFRCGTPIRTGEQGPPTQERVTYWCPTCQPEEDGRASGGHKPTHWEGT
- a CDS encoding PPOX class F420-dependent oxidoreductase, which translates into the protein MSKPPLPHEAVAMLEKANPAVITTLRSDGQPVSTATWYLWDDGRVLVNMDEGRKRLQHLRNDPRVTITVLDESSWYTHISIIGRVTEFREDKDLADIDRLAHHYLGDAYPQRDRARVSAWIEIDRWHGWGTLKDSSQAG